CTTTCTCTGAGTCCtaataaatgtcacttttttgCTGTAGACACAACTGGAAGTGAGAGGAAGTGAAGAAATCCTCCCGTAACTGGAACCAAGGTCATAATTaaaagatttaccttcacttcctgttctactGGCAactcaaatgtttttaatttcattaaCTGTGGAATTAAACCAGCGTTGTTGGGGAAGAGCCATTGCTATAACTGGTAAGAATGCACAGTATATTCGTTGGATATGTCATACACTTTTTGCTATGTACCCTGCATTggtgacaggtccaggatccggCCACCATTGCATCCCCTAAAGCTGTCATCTTTGTTGCCGAGTTTTCTGAGTCCATTGAGATCCTCTTTGTGTGGCCATTAATGATGTAAATCCTTGTGTATCAGTGGTTGCCCAGTTCTGAAAAGAATGGCTGTGATCTCGGTGGTGAAGATGGAAGCTTTGGGGATCCTGGAGCTGTTCTTGCTgcataattacatagtaagtcaaattgaaaaaagtccatcatgttcaaccactagggaaataaagatatcccagataaaaaaccctacaGACATTAGGGTTCCTTGCACGTGTCCTCCACTCTGCATGACACATCAGCTATACAATGTAAGCAAAACCATAGGAAAAAGTCACCAGGTGCAGCGAAAAGTTatctttttggcaaaaaaacCTCCTTTTTCTATTTTGGGTTGACACATTTCTGGTAATACCACTGTTATTGGGCCCTCCCTTCAGACACagtgtcttggcgtcacctttgattctgccctctcatttaccccccatattcagaacatttccaggtcttgtcactttcacctacacaacatctccaaatccACCCCTACCCGTCccctgggaccaccaaactccttgtacacgctcttatcatctctcacctggactactgtaacatcctcctctctgatattccactaacacgactctctcctctacaatctatcatgaatgctgcagccagactcatccatccttccctccgctcctcttccactgcatctctttgcagttctcttcatttgcttccatttcaccttagaatctttgccttcaaatccctccacagttcttgtcccacttacctttctgacctagtaaacaaaatactccccagccgctctcttcactcctccaatgacttcctcactcatattcTCATCACACACACGACTCCAagatttctctagagctgccccaattctctggaatggtcttcctcctcctattcggcttgctcctactttctgctcatttaaaagagcgctcaaaacccattttttcaaacttgtctaccttCTCCTCAACcgtcattacttcccaccactacatatctcccctccttttgtgtgatacttccccccacctcctagattgtaagctcttcaggacagggtcctctccttctcctgtgtctgtcattggctaccgctatttattgtacatcatgAAACCCATCTAAAGACACCTGGAATGACAGGTTTCATATACTGATTTATTTCTTCTTGGTTTTGGGGGTGATTTATGAGCGTTGTTACAAGTTTCATTAATTGCGTCATCCCGGCTGGGCCAATCAAGAAGAATGAAGATCATCctaaagcagaagaaagatggtggcgctGGTAGACAGGCGAGTTTGTTACCTTTAGTTTAGGtatcatatgtctttttttttaaacagtgaacACAAAGATGCATTTTTCTGCAAACTCATAGGGTGAATTGACTGTAAATGATAATTTAAGGAAAATTCCACACCTTTAAACATATAATTTGCAACACTTTATTTTCCACCATTACCCGTTGTGACATAGTAAACTATTACCTCAAGTAACCACAGAAAGCAGAGATTTCCTGAAGAGTCCACCCAGCAGTCTGTTCCCGCCTCTTTTACCACATACTAAAACGAGGCTTGAAACGCACTGTATAGCAATTGCAACCTGCTACAGTAATCCACGCCTACGTAACGTCACGTCGAATGAGAGCGTGATTTCGTAAACCCTGCAAGCCAATCAACGTTGTATCCATCTCTAGGAATGTTTGTGTGGATAGGCCACCCCTTGCCAGCGATTGGCTGAAGCGGGAAGCCAATGTATCTGTGCTCGTCGGTGTTTCGCGCACGCGTGGTTGCATCTCCTGCTCGCTTCGGTGTTTGTGTTACGGTAACGGGGCTTTGCGTTCTCAGTCATGTCCTTGCACGGGAAACGGAAGGAAATTTACAAGTACGAAGCGCCATGGACCGTGTACGCCATGAATTGGAGTGTAAGGCCGGACAAGCGGTTCCGGTTGGCCCTTGGTAGTTTTGTAGAGGAGTACAataacaaggtaaaataaaaaatgcaaaatgtttgttatattgtatttaattacCAGCTGTGGTGCTGGGCTGAGCATATGAGAAGTGCCATGGCACCCAGGCCCCACAGGGATGAGATATGTTTGCATAGCTGCCCTGAGTGATCATGGTACAAACACCGGATAATTGCCGTCCGAGATGAATGATGGTGATCATTTCGGGTAAATATCCAGCTTGTGTACTGAGTCTTTGGCAGATTAATAAACAATTGTGTGGCGAAGACGTCTGATCTTTCCCATGGGGGGGGGGATGCAGCAGGGAGCCTCCCCCATACAATCTTTAGGACTGAACAGCCCGGCTCATTTTCTCTATTCTCACAACTGTAACAGAACTTCAACACGTGAATATACCATGagtcctaaagcagaactaacacTCGCATATCCGATTTCTAGCACCAGacgctgccatctttcttctcttttcttcctgctAAAAAGAATCTTCCACCATCATGATTGGATTGCTGGCTTTCTCCGGCAACCAAAGGTgaagctgcacatgctcagcctAAATCGTGGAGCGATCAGACACAAAGAAGGggtatcacctgtccctttctgcaataatgaccgggcTGATCACAGAACTTTAATCAGTTACTAGCAGACgttatattttcataaatgtgAAACACCCTGGCAGATTGCTTAATCATGGACTTGAGGGGCGACTGTTGGCATTTCCTATGGTGCCTCCGGCTCATCCTCCCCATCTCTTCTCTATAGAACATAACAGAGCTTTGTGTAGAAGGTTTGTTCATTCTACCGTCCCtggaaaagatcatttccagaaatacaacaaatatatataacaaataaataacaatacaggtagtccctgggttacatacgagatagggattgtaggtttgttcttaagttgagtttgtatgtaagtcagaacaggtacttattttagtaaatgcaattaggatagatatttgtgtcaacataatattaggcaacatggtgtcagtgtataaaatcctcactgtgggttaatcacaaacaaagcaaaaaaaatttatggagcccagacattcattaaattttggagcatttgatatgcaaaaagaaacaactgcagattttctttgtctttaaagagttacaagaggctgcagaaagagctcagtgcTTAAGATCtcacacaacctcagctgtgtttagcaaaagctttccctgcaagtcatgaaaactgccccccttccccctatcagacctctgtcctgcacaccagccagcagggaagctccgttcatatctaggagtcatccagatgtccttaactcggggactacctgtacaggtaTACATAGCTTAACAATTATTTCAAGCATTATTCTAATGTCTCTGTGTTAGTGGTTGGTAGACAGCATGGTTGCTGGCAATAGGGAAAACTGCTACATGCAAACAACCACATAGTGCGGAGGTTAGGAAGTATTTTGCTTATCTATAACATTTAGACAAAAACAAACTCTTTCAGCTGCTACAAAAACACCAAAGAAATTGTGACTTCTCCATGAATTACAGGACTAACCTTATCTTTGGAGAGAAAAAGCGATTGAGGACCAGAGAGAAACAACAATCACAACTAAACTTATCTTGATGGAACAATAGCAATTGGATTTGAAAATCTAGACAATTGTTTTCCTCTCCCAGTGGTCAATTGAAGAATGTTTGCAGCGTAGCCATAGGCTACTACATGTACACACGTTTCTCATCTGAtcatcggctcagggctgatatccaatgataatctggcgtgtgtacagtgctggtcGTCCATCATCCCAACAACGGTTGTGGCTAATCCACAGACGACGAATGgaggtgaaggggagagagcgcagcagggttcCCTCACCTCTCTATTAAGCAGAACTTTCCATtcacaaatattgcacgtgtgtacttagccatAGACAGCTGCCTTGGGCCAACTTTTAATAAAGTACAGTACTGATGTTGGTCTCATAGTAATGATCTATTAATTAAATCagactttctgtaaaaaaaatatatcttcacAAACAGGGCTGCACTTTATTGTGGAAGAAACCTagtgtctgttctgcaataaaggattctAACCTGCGTGTGTGTAATCTTAAGAGATTAATAAACTCTGATGTGCATGCACAGAATTATCATTCCAAAGTGGCAAATAAAGATGATGGACAGTTCTAAATCTAGAAGACTAGAAGATATCTGCAAGGTTGGAGGTGGAAGTAAAATAGGGTGATTAAAACTTCACTTTAATTGGTACAAACATGCTTGGCATGAAATAGTGACTTTAACGATGGTTGTACAACACGGCCTCATAGTGCCAAATGCATGATTCATTAAAActgggctgggtacacacgtgcattaattgGGGATGGATCTTTCACCATCATTTCCAGCTTCttaggactgcacaatgcatgaacaagtgctgtacatacagcaccgttctgctcaatggagaggggagaacgacagagcagcaccctgctgtgcgctctccccctttgcttccattaagatcTTTTGTCGTCAATCGTcagtggatctgccagggcggtcgttcggacgatggaaaacgagcgctgtacacccaacagattctcgcccaatatcggccctgaaccgattatcggacgagaataattggacgtgtgtacgtagcctaagtgatATGTAGGTCTTACATGTCCAGGTGTTTACCTGATAAGAGGTAAAAACCTTTTTTACTGAattgatatacaaaatatttttgtctgaTTCTTAAGTGCGTTTTTAACAGCAATTATCTTTGTGCAGGTTCAACTGGTTGGCCTGGATGAAGAAAGCTCAGAGTTTATCTGCAGGAACACTTTTGATCACCCCTATCCCACCACAAAGCTTATGTGGATTCCTGACACAAAAGGGGTGTACCCAGACTTATTGGCAACAAGCGGGGACTATCTGCGTGTATGGAGGGTGAGTAAATGTgataaaacaaattattgcacATATATTTAGTGTATCCATCTCAACCAAATAACTTTGTTCCTTTCTGTCCAGGTTGGTGAGACAGAGACTCGTCTGGAGTGTCTGCTGAATAATAACAAAAACTCTGACTTCTGTGCTCCCCTCACGTCTTTTGACTGGAATGAAGTGGATCCCAACCTATTGGGTAAGTTTCACGgacataaaaaggttttattgtatAGTCGTTTTAACATATTATCTTACTTAAATGATAGCTAAAGCTTGAGACCCCTACATCCTAGTACCCATCCTAAAGGTCATAAAAGAATAACAGGGACCTTTCTCCTTAACTTCtgttggttgcatttttttttcttgattgtcAGAAATAGTAACCATTTACTTTGTTTCTATCAGGAACTTCCAGCATTGACACAACTTGCACCATCTGGGGTCTGGAGACAGGCCAGGTATTGGGCCGGGTCAATTTGGTGTCTGGTCACGTGAAAACACAATTAATTGCTCATGACAAAGAGGTGAGTTATCTTCACTCTGCACCCTGTAAATGGGTTTGTATGAGTGGTTTGTTCTGTGAGTTTGAAAggacaaaaatattgaaatgcaatTTGCTCAGTTAGTTTGTGTGTATATTCTGAAGTGTCAATTCTGATCTTGGCTTCCCTGCTAACCTGGATTAAGCATGCAGCAATTAAAGTTTCATAGATACTATGCATGCTTAGTCTAGATCAATTACTCAATAGGCAAGATTGGGAAGAtggttatttaaaacattttttagcaaaaattagAAATCATAACGTGGTGAGTAGAGAACTGTAAAGAGATAAAAAACTGAGAAACTTCATTTGGACATTTAAACTTTTCTAGTGATGcagaagataaagaaaaacaatacgcCTGCCTTATTAGAAGAAACATTCTTTGCTCACCCCCTAGatagtaatttgcttttttactaGAGATCAACTTACTAACCAGTTTCTCTTCTATTACAGGTGTATGACATTGCATTTAGCCGAGCTGGAGGGGGCCGAGATATGTTTGCCTCTGTAGGAGCTGATGGCTCTGTAAGAATGTTTGACTTGCGCCACTTGGAGCACAGTACCATTATTTATGAGGATCCCCAACATCACCCCCTGCTCAGACTGTGCTGGAACAAGCAGGACCCCAATTATCTCGCAACCATGGCCATGGATGGAATGGAGGTAATGTTGTTGTTTAAAGTTTCCTGGtctataaaaatataggaaaggataatataatatagaaagaaACATAAGTACAGATGTGTGATTACTTATATGGGaccaatacaaatattacaataatatagttACTGCAATTTAGCTTATTTTATGATATGTTGGGTTTTGTTGACAGCATTTTGATCACTTTTTGAGAAATATTTCTGACTTCTTTAATCTACAGGTAGTAATTCTGGATGTACGCGTGCCCTGTACACCTGTGGCCAGGCTGAATAATCATCGTGCTTGTGTGAATGGTATTGCCTGGGCCCCACACTCCTCCTGTCACATTTGTACAGCAGGTAAATATATAAACTTAGCTTAAGCTTTGGGTTTGATCCTTTCTTGGATTATCATAATGGCCAGGCGGAACTAAAGTTGATCAATAGGATGATACTAGCCTTCCTTTATCTCTTCGCTGGCAGTAAAAAAATGCTTGCTTAAAACCATAGCTGTATAACTCTGCAGCCCAGAGTCTTTTCTCTTCTGTCCACTTTAGGCTTAGGTTGTCCTTTGGGTGTCAGTGTCACTGCCTGGCTGGggttttactttaaagtacaCTACAAAAATTATTGGTcaaatttatatgtatttgcaATAACTCTGCTTTTCTTTACCTGTTTAGCTGACGATCACCAAGCCCTGATCTGGGATATCCAGCAAATGCCCCGGGCTATCGAGGATCCTATCCTAGCATACACAGCTGAAGGAGAAATCAACAACGTTCAGTGGGCAAGCACTCAGCCTGATTGGATTGCCATCTGTTACAACAACTGCTTAGAAATCCTCCGAGTCTGACTTTATTTATGCCAACCTACTATACTCCAAATCCTCATCCTCGCCATCCCAGATTTTATACATCTTTGATGTTCCCTTTTGTTCCCCTTTACAGGAAACAACATTGAATATTTACTTGTTGACTCTGGGACTTTGTTCAGTAGGCTATGCTAAGGTGCCAGTGTTAGAGGTCATCTAGCTACATTCTAAACATATTGACACCATTTAACTTTGTCCTAAATACTGTACAATTAAGCAGGAGAAGGATGTTGATACAATATACCTGTTGagtccatattttattttactcgTCTGTGTAGATGATACGTTAGACATACTGTATCTTTCATGTTTTAATAGTGGCATTTCAACAAGGGACTTTTTTTTGCAACCTCCTTGCCTGTAATGATGCTTATATATCCATTTATTATTGCTGTGTTTGTATACCAGTGGTGTTTGTAGCCCCTTCTTTATTCAGTGTGGTGCACAGTCATTTACTGTGCTTCAACAAATGGGCATCATGTTTTGTTTCATGACAAAAAAGGTAGGATTAACTATAAAACAAtgcaagaaaaacatacaaatgcagAAAGATGTCTTGCTTACAGTAACCTGTTTTATTTCTCCAATGTGAACGGAAACGTGTGGGCACGAAGACACTtctgttttgccatttttgtaataaataatacccAGTATTTACAATCAATGTTCTTTATCTCAGCTGTTCTGTGGCAGACAAGGATATGCAGTTCTACATCATATGGATGGTGACAGAGCTCCTAATGTTCAGAGTAAGGCCCATGTCACAGAGCGAGTCATTAATAATGACCACTTACCAATAACAGGATGGCTATGCAAGACTGGACAGAAAAACATGCTGGCAAGTGgccttctgcatttttttccttgtgaGGTATCAGTGCAGCAACCAACACTACAATTCTGTAACACGCTTTAGGTCTAGTGCTAACCAAATATACTTCTGTGCAAGGTTCAATGTTGCCTTTATTGCGCTAGTCCAATAAAGCGCAATAGCTGGTTCTTCTTCACCAGCTCGGGACACAGtagatcaaaatttttttttagcttaaacaATTgtagtaaaaagtgaaaaaagtctacctaaaaaataaatgttactagGTAGGAGTGATGCTTGCAAACAACCACACATAGAAAGTGGAGGAAATAATAGAGACAGAGACAAATGGAAGGGCTGGGGGTAACGGATTGAATAGGTAGCCGTTCAGGGCAGGAGAACACAGCAGAATATGAAAAACTTTAGTGGCACAGCCATACATCAGTAGGGTGCAGCTAAAGGctacagaagagaaaaaaaataagaccGAGAGGGGAGAAATTAGAAACTTCTGATCCAGACACACAGGAAAGGGGTCCCACCCTCACATAACCAATGGGTGAAGTGAGAGACTGCAGAGATACAGACACAGGGAGGGGGTGCAGTGAATGGCTTTAGAGATATAACCACACATGGAAGGTGTTTAGTGAAAAGCCACATGGATAGAACACCATAGGAGTGAGGTGCAGGGAGAAACTGGATATACGGCCACACAGAAAAAGGGTGCAGTGAGAGGTCATAGATATATGATCACATAGGGAGAGCAATGAGAAGCTCCAGAGACACAGCTAAAAACATGAGGAGTGCACTGATGGGCAACAGGGACATATGAAGCATAAAAGGCAAAGTCTCTAGGTACAACTAGAAAAcatactggagaaaaaaaaaacacttgtgttgCCTCGCCAGTTGCATCCCTCAACACAGCACcgataaatattcctaatttgCAAGAAGGGCAACTAAGGCTAACCAAAACCTCAACACCTTTACAAACTTGGATTTAGTCTGACCGATGTTCCTGGTCTGTTCTGCTATGACACTGAAACTTAATATAGTATACCTGAATactgaaacataaaaaaggattgtAAAATGGCCAAACATATTGTGCCGCAATGTGAACTTCAGAATAAGTAAATACATTAAAGCCACCCATTACAATTCAAATAGACAGAGCTCCCTATAAATAAGGTGTCTCTCCTACCCGAACCACAGAATTCTCTCCAGATCATAGAAATTGTCCATAAAGTCTCTGGAAACCAGAAACTGTAAAGAACAAGATGGAACTGTTGTCAGGATTTTACTgcctaaatatttttcattggtgAAGTCCATACTTCAAAGAATACAGGAATCAGGGAATGGTACAAAGTACTAGGTAAAATGTTTTCGTATcgagtctattttttttttcctatttttttttttttttattgatttttgtgcaTAGGAAATCCAAACTTAGAATCTGTGCTCGGTTTGCTTAAATTCTGAGTTTAAACAACTGAAATCCAAGTTGGAATCAATGTGATTGTAACTCTCCAGCCACCTTGAAATACTAGTACAGTGATTTGTAGGGATAATATGCCAGAGCAAATAAGAGTATCTGCAGAAAGAAAATGTGAACCCTTATGAATTGGGAAGTAACGTAACCCTGTGAAACATGTTGGATATTGCTTTTATAacttgaaatgtatgtaaatatttttttagttttggataaaatagggaaGGGTAGGACATTCATTTTTACTGCTGCCCTGGTGACAGTTGTCATTGTCACCAGCACGGTGGCTCGGatgatagcactctggcctttgcaccgctgggtcccaagtttgaatctcagccaggacaatatttgcatggagtttgcaggttctccccgtgtttgcgtgggtttcctcccacgtcccaaaaacatgcagtttaattGGCTTAacccaaaatgaccttagactgtaataaagacatatgactatggtagggacattagattgtgagctccttagacagacagctagtgacatgactatgaactttgtacaacgttgcgtaatatgtcagcactatctaaatactgtgtaataataataataaatgatataaaaatgtgaCCATacagggaagtgcaaagtgtgaACCAGGCCCCTATAACCCCCTTAGCCACAAGGTATTCCTATGGGGGCCCCAGGTCGGTTTGTGTAAGTGAATTCTGCATAGGGACCttacatgactatgtactttgtacagcgctgcgtagtatgtcggcgctatataaatactgtgttatactAATTGGTATAAAAATGTTACCATACaaggaagtgcaaagtgtgcacCACCCCCCTATAACCCCCTTAGCCACAAGGTGTTTCTACGGGGGCCCCAAGTCGGTTTGGTGTAAGTGAATTCTGGATAGGGACATGactatgtattttgtaaagcactgcgtaatatgacggcgctataaaaatactgcgTAATATTAATTGGTATAAAAATGTGACTCTTCatgggtggacatagggaggtgcaaagtgtgccactgcacaagggccccattATCCACAAGGGGGTTCCTATaggggctttgtacagcactgcataatatgtcagcgctactAATAATAGGGACCACCATAGCTATTCTTCTTTTGCATTCCCCAAAAAATGTTAGTCttatactaataatttttttagtgtttatattGTCCTATTTACACTGACAGATAAACAGCTTTTACAGCAGAAAATTTACCTCAAACTACTGAAGTAACTGTAGTACTGTAAGTCAAGGTACTGTAATACaattcccagaatcctttgctaCACTTCCCCCGGAAGAGGCTCGCACTGACTGAGGGAGGCTGAACTTCCGGTGCCGCTGCTTCCGGCCCGGAAGAGCTGTGTCAGGGTGCAGGCATAGGGCAAGATGGCGGCTGCAGCTGTGGTCGAGTTCCAGAGAGCTCAGGAAATGCTGGGGACCGACAAATCGGCGAGTATAGACATCCTACAGTCTATCGGTGAGAGCGCCGTACCGGCAGGGCGGGGGAATCGTCCTCTGATaacaatagaaggggggataaGGGGAGCCGGGCTGTACCACTTTACCTGAGGTGGGGGGAACCGGTTGCCATTGTTCTAGCTGTGTGCTCGGTGGTGGGGGATTTTCTTGCCAGCTATGagctgtgtgtgtatgtttatgaTAGATTTACTGATATTAGTCACATGGGTTATATTGGAGTGTTTGTGAATGGCTTTGTGTATGAATGACAGTGTggcctaaagagaacctgtcatcatcCTGTCATAAAAACTGATAAGCACACAAAACAATCTAATGTAAAATTGGTAAACAAGAGCCAGTTCCCTAGCACAGCCCTCCTATTATGAGAGTGGCTAATTTCTATCTGTGTTGCCCCAGCTCCTCTGCCACTTCCACCTTCATGTTTATGAGTagagtgacagctctgagtcaGCCAAGGTGGCGCCACCTAGCTGCAGACTCAAGGTTTGTGGCTGTGCATAGATAATCTTATGGGaaagtttttgttaaaatgagtaatctggtgacagggtctttTTGTTGGCTTTATATTATAATGAAAACTTTATTGACAGGATATGAAGACAGACATTGCTGAAattcagggctgtggagtcagaatTGGATCA
This Pyxicephalus adspersus chromosome 6, UCB_Pads_2.0, whole genome shotgun sequence DNA region includes the following protein-coding sequences:
- the DCAF7 gene encoding DDB1- and CUL4-associated factor 7 — encoded protein: MSLHGKRKEIYKYEAPWTVYAMNWSVRPDKRFRLALGSFVEEYNNKVQLVGLDEESSEFICRNTFDHPYPTTKLMWIPDTKGVYPDLLATSGDYLRVWRVGETETRLECLLNNNKNSDFCAPLTSFDWNEVDPNLLGTSSIDTTCTIWGLETGQVLGRVNLVSGHVKTQLIAHDKEVYDIAFSRAGGGRDMFASVGADGSVRMFDLRHLEHSTIIYEDPQHHPLLRLCWNKQDPNYLATMAMDGMEVVILDVRVPCTPVARLNNHRACVNGIAWAPHSSCHICTAADDHQALIWDIQQMPRAIEDPILAYTAEGEINNVQWASTQPDWIAICYNNCLEILRV